ATGAAAGGGATTATGAGAAAATTCTTAATTTTAATAACTTTAGTCAAATGTATTGCAGGATGCAGTTTGATAGAGAGTGGGGGTGCAAAGAAGATGATGAACAAGAAGGGTATTCTAGTGGTAAGCTTTGGTACCAGCTATGCTAAGACGCGGAGGCTTACTATTGATGTATGCGAAAATAGAATTGCTAAGGCCTTCCCTGATTACGAACTAAGGAGGGCCTTTACCTCAAATATAATAATAAAGAAGCTTAAGGAGCGTGATAATATTTTTATAGACAAGGTAGATGAGGCGCTTTGGAGGATGAAGAGTGAAGGATTTACCGATGTTATTGTTCAACCCCTTCATATTATTCCAGGAGAGGAATACAATGATAAGGTTATATCTATGGCTGAGAAGTTTAATGGAGAATTTAAGAGGCTTGTTGTTGGCAAGCCCCTTCTATTCGAGTCAGAGGATTTTATGGATGTGATAAAGAGTATTGAAAAGCAGGTTCCAAAACTCCGTCCAGCAGAAGCGGTGCTCTTTATGGGACATGGGAGTCATCATCCAGGGAACTCTGTATACATGCAACTGCAGAATATGATAGATGAGAAGAACCTGCCTGTATATATTGCCACAGTTGAGGGTTCTCCCCTGCTTGATGAAATAATACCCAGACTTAAGAGGGATGATATTGAGAAGTTAACGCTTATGCCCTTTATGCTTGTTGCAGGGGATCATGCAATTAATGATATGGCAGGGGATGAGGAGGATTCATGGAAAAATATCTTAGAGAAGGAAGGTTTTAGGGTGGATCTGTTTCTTCATGGTTTGGGTGAAAATCCCCTTATACAGGATATTTTTGTCAGGCATACAGGGGATGCAATTTCAGGAAAACTTAGAAACTAATCATTAGGTGTTTAATTTAGTATCAAATGATAAAACGTGAATGAGGTGAGAGAGATGGATGAGTCTTTATTGATAGCAGGGATTACTGTTGCTGTATCTGCCTTTGGAGTAAAAACAGGACTTTCGGCTTCATCAATACTCTATAGCAGAGATCTTTCCGCAATTAGAAGGATAGGCCTTCTGACCGGGATATTTATTTTATATCTATTGTTTTTTTTAATTATTACTCTTTTGGTTTTATATCTTCCTTTGCAGACATTCATTGAGAAGTTGATCAAAACTTTAAGTTACGGGATGATCATACATATCATAATTGCCCTGGGAATGTTCATCTGGGGCATAAGCCTCTTGAGTCATAAGAAGGATGGAACAAAGATGAGCAGTCGAATAGGCGCTCTATACCTGAGCCTTCCATGCCCGGTTTGCGCTATGGTTATTTTTATTACAGTCTCCATGACACACAGCATTTTCTCAATTTCAATTATTTCATCATCCCTTATGCTATTTGGCATATTCTTAAGTGTTGTACTTCTCACAATTTTATTACTCCTTCCGGTGCGTAAAAGGATAGAGGGATCCGGCGCATACTTTCTAGGAATTGTTATGATGATTATATCTCTATATTTTGTTTTAACTGTAATAATAGCGCCAATATATCAGGAGGCAAGGGATGTATACAGATTAGTTTCAGTTACTTCCATTCATGATCCTATTGATTCAACATCCCTTATTATACTAATTTCAGCATTTAGCATATTATTTGGATTTGGATTTTTAAGCGGTTTATTCAGAGAAAAGGGAAAGCTTAATTTGAAGGTTCGAATAATTGACTTAGTGATAAAACCTGCAGAGCTTTTAAAAGAGACCGGAAAGTTACGGAATTAATACGGGACTTATATATACCCATAAAGGGCATAATTGACGATTTTTTATTAATGTATTTTTGCCGCAGATTTTCGCAGATAAACGCAGATTTTTATTTTTTTTGAAGATTTTAAGCGATTGAAACTAAACAGCCAACGAAAATTTTGTTTAGTTTGTAAAAGTTCATTTGAATATACAATCCTTTTAAATCTGCGTTCATCTGCGGCATAAAATCATAGTTTATCACCATCTTAAGTATAATCATTGGAATGAAGGAGGATGCATCAAACAATGGGAATTTTGCAGACTATTATATATACTATCTCAAGCGGACTTTTATATCCGGTTATGACCCTGCTCGTTCTATTAAGCATATGGATAGTTATTCTTGCTGGAGGAATATTATCCGAATGGATAATGAGACTTCGTCTTAAAGGAAATTTTGATATTTCTGGTTATCTCAGCTATATAAACAAAAATAAGAAATTGCCTGATGAGGTAGAGCATCATATCCCCTTAAATATTCGGATTTACACACGGAAGCTGTCGTCCCTTGTTAAAGAACGAGGGGGTTTCCTCAACGAAAGGATCGAATCGTTGATACAGGATAAGGAGATGAAGCTTTCGAAAGAGCTAGACCGCATCCGTTTCATCGTTCGCGCAGGGCCTAGCCTTGGATTGATGGGCACACTCATCCCAATGGGTACAGGTCTTGCAGCAATGAGTCAGGGAGATATGGCGCAGATGAGTTCCAGCCTTATCATAGCATTTACAACAACGGTTGTGGGCCTGGCCATTGGGATAACAGCCTTCCTTTTCAGCTCAATAAAGAACAGATGGATTCAGCAGGATATAAGGGATATTGAGCTTATTACAGAAGCCATGACCGGATCTGATGCATAACCGGATAAAACGCTGGGGTGATATATGAGATATCTAAAAAAACGGCGATACTCAAATTTTAATAATTCAAATT
This is a stretch of genomic DNA from Spirochaetota bacterium. It encodes these proteins:
- a CDS encoding sirohydrochlorin cobaltochelatase; translation: MIESGGAKKMMNKKGILVVSFGTSYAKTRRLTIDVCENRIAKAFPDYELRRAFTSNIIIKKLKERDNIFIDKVDEALWRMKSEGFTDVIVQPLHIIPGEEYNDKVISMAEKFNGEFKRLVVGKPLLFESEDFMDVIKSIEKQVPKLRPAEAVLFMGHGSHHPGNSVYMQLQNMIDEKNLPVYIATVEGSPLLDEIIPRLKRDDIEKLTLMPFMLVAGDHAINDMAGDEEDSWKNILEKEGFRVDLFLHGLGENPLIQDIFVRHTGDAISGKLRN
- a CDS encoding DUF2162 family putative transporter; its protein translation is MDESLLIAGITVAVSAFGVKTGLSASSILYSRDLSAIRRIGLLTGIFILYLLFFLIITLLVLYLPLQTFIEKLIKTLSYGMIIHIIIALGMFIWGISLLSHKKDGTKMSSRIGALYLSLPCPVCAMVIFITVSMTHSIFSISIISSSLMLFGIFLSVVLLTILLLLPVRKRIEGSGAYFLGIVMMIISLYFVLTVIIAPIYQEARDVYRLVSVTSIHDPIDSTSLIILISAFSILFGFGFLSGLFREKGKLNLKVRIIDLVIKPAELLKETGKLRN
- a CDS encoding MotA/TolQ/ExbB proton channel family protein, whose product is MGILQTIIYTISSGLLYPVMTLLVLLSIWIVILAGGILSEWIMRLRLKGNFDISGYLSYINKNKKLPDEVEHHIPLNIRIYTRKLSSLVKERGGFLNERIESLIQDKEMKLSKELDRIRFIVRAGPSLGLMGTLIPMGTGLAAMSQGDMAQMSSSLIIAFTTTVVGLAIGITAFLFSSIKNRWIQQDIRDIELITEAMTGSDA